The proteins below come from a single Mycolicibacterium sp. TY81 genomic window:
- a CDS encoding ferritin-like domain-containing protein, giving the protein MTSPQPTPTRPGSAADAALYDAIATEHGTIYGYGLVSAHTTPDVNDLVAEAMAKHRANREAGITALAGRSVPAPLPAAGYQLPIDANNPADASKLALQMEEETAVAWRAVAEQATTTEDRTLAVKALTDCAVLAARWRAALGMTPAVVAFPGGAEQS; this is encoded by the coding sequence ATGACCAGCCCGCAACCCACCCCGACCCGCCCGGGCAGCGCTGCCGACGCCGCGCTGTACGACGCGATCGCCACCGAACACGGCACCATCTACGGCTACGGCCTGGTGTCCGCGCACACCACACCCGACGTCAACGATCTGGTGGCCGAGGCCATGGCCAAGCACCGCGCCAACCGTGAAGCCGGCATCACCGCGCTGGCCGGACGGTCGGTGCCGGCTCCGCTGCCGGCCGCGGGCTATCAGCTCCCCATCGACGCGAACAATCCGGCGGACGCGAGCAAGCTGGCGCTGCAGATGGAAGAGGAGACCGCCGTCGCGTGGCGCGCCGTGGCCGAGCAGGCCACCACCACCGAGGACCGGACGCTGGCCGTCAAGGCCCTCACCGACTGCGCGGTGCTGGCCGCCCGGTGGCGCGCGGCCCTCGGCATGACGCCGGCCGTCGTGGCGTTCCCCGGCGGCGCCGAGCAGTCTTAG